One part of the [Synechococcus] sp. NIES-970 genome encodes these proteins:
- a CDS encoding hypothetical protein (conserved hypothetical protein) — MLAQILAIAVALGSGLLFLTAFIFPKLHRQDDFFWSAVGLFYALILWVCAGQMAGAILLGQLASVILLGWFAWETLRLRQAIADPTKIPDLDKVSLVAYIKDRFKKAPVVSTKTKAAKTETAAETEKPDDSATATPETETPTETEPSVTITETQADQPPSPVASDEMPEANASTEVTPDEVAIVTEDEVTASATPEAEVSPEPQTPDDKTAPDKTDSENISSPPITAQPSKKGFGFGRLFGKKAASPKTPQPAPATPEPTTAGGDADIDAIFGDEEVSETAPTSEVSDPAEVVTESSETTSSQDLVDPETSTETSLESDPEATPEPEDSPKETP; from the coding sequence ATGTTGGCACAAATTTTGGCGATCGCCGTTGCCCTCGGGAGCGGATTGCTATTTCTGACTGCCTTTATTTTTCCAAAACTCCACCGTCAAGATGATTTCTTCTGGAGTGCTGTCGGTCTTTTTTATGCCCTAATCCTTTGGGTTTGTGCAGGGCAGATGGCTGGGGCGATCCTCCTGGGTCAATTAGCCAGTGTGATTCTCCTCGGTTGGTTTGCCTGGGAAACCCTACGCTTAAGACAGGCGATCGCCGACCCGACTAAAATTCCAGATCTCGACAAGGTTTCCCTGGTGGCCTACATCAAAGACCGTTTCAAAAAAGCCCCTGTGGTCTCTACTAAAACAAAAGCGGCCAAAACGGAAACTGCTGCAGAAACTGAGAAACCAGATGATTCTGCTACTGCAACTCCCGAAACTGAGACTCCTACAGAAACTGAACCTTCTGTCACCATCACCGAGACGCAAGCAGATCAACCGCCCAGCCCTGTAGCAAGCGATGAGATGCCTGAAGCTAACGCCTCTACTGAAGTCACTCCCGATGAAGTGGCGATCGTCACCGAAGACGAAGTAACAGCCTCAGCAACCCCAGAGGCAGAAGTTTCCCCAGAACCCCAAACCCCTGACGATAAAACTGCTCCTGATAAAACGGACAGCGAAAATATTTCTTCCCCCCCAATCACAGCCCAACCGTCCAAAAAAGGATTCGGCTTCGGTCGCCTGTTTGGCAAAAAAGCAGCATCACCAAAAACGCCTCAACCAGCTCCCGCCACACCAGAGCCAACAACAGCTGGTGGCGATGCGGATATTGACGCCATTTTTGGGGACGAAGAAGTATCAGAAACCGCACCCACCTCTGAAGTTAGTGATCCCGCAGAAGTCGTTACAGAGTCATCTGAAACAACGTCCTCTCAAGATTTGGTAGACCCTGAAACTTCTACTGAAACCTCTTTAGAGTCTGACCCAGAAGCGACCCCTGAGCCAGAGGATTCTCCGAAGGAGACTCCCTAG
- the minE gene encoding cell division topological specificity factor, MinE, giving the protein MIQELLEKLLNWQTPKSGDEAKRRLKLVIAHDRVGLSPEKIEEMRQEILAVVAKYVEVDPEEMEFDLSSNDRMTALVANLPIRRVRDIRSLE; this is encoded by the coding sequence ATGATCCAGGAATTACTTGAAAAGCTGCTCAACTGGCAGACCCCCAAAAGTGGCGACGAAGCCAAAAGACGCCTCAAGCTGGTGATCGCCCATGACCGGGTGGGCCTCAGTCCCGAAAAGATCGAAGAAATGCGCCAGGAAATCCTCGCTGTTGTGGCGAAATATGTGGAAGTAGACCCAGAAGAAATGGAATTCGACCTATCGAGCAATGACCGAATGACGGCACTGGTGGCCAATTTACCCATCCGCCGGGTCCGGGATATCCGTTCCCTAGAATAG
- a CDS encoding flavin reductase like domain protein gives MLDEQAKKAMLLHIPHALYICGVRDGDEMNGFTASWVMQGSFKPPLVVNCVRSDSGSHAMLQKTGVFSLSFLDETQKDMAANFFKPKRRVGDKFEDVEFYEGTETGCPIIKDSLGYVECKVVGAVAQGDHTVFVGEVIGAGVHREGKILNLESTGWSYGG, from the coding sequence ATGTTAGATGAACAAGCAAAAAAAGCCATGCTCCTCCATATCCCTCACGCATTATATATTTGCGGTGTGCGCGATGGTGACGAAATGAACGGCTTTACGGCCAGTTGGGTGATGCAAGGCTCCTTTAAGCCGCCCCTGGTCGTCAACTGTGTCCGGTCAGATTCCGGTTCCCATGCCATGCTCCAGAAAACCGGCGTCTTTTCCCTCAGCTTCCTGGACGAAACTCAAAAAGACATGGCCGCCAATTTCTTTAAGCCCAAACGCCGCGTCGGAGATAAATTTGAAGATGTGGAATTTTACGAAGGGACAGAAACGGGTTGCCCAATTATTAAAGACTCCCTTGGTTATGTCGAATGTAAAGTGGTCGGTGCTGTGGCACAGGGTGATCACACTGTTTTTGTCGGTGAAGTGATTGGTGCGGGTGTGCACCGGGAAGGCAAAATCCTTAACCTCGAGAGTACCGGTTGGAGTTATGGCGGCTAA
- the ispH gene encoding 4-hydroxy-3-methylbut-2-enyl diphosphate reductase, producing the protein MDTKAFKRSLNHSENYHRQGFGHKEEVAGMLTTEYQSNLIQEIRENNYELTRGDVTIYLAEAFGFCWGVERAVAMAYETRKHFPTEKIWVTNEIIHNPSVNNRLKEMNIHFIELVNGEKDFSDVANGDVVILPAFGATVQEMQLLSDRGCKIVDTTCPWVSKVWNSVEKHKKKDYTSIIHGKYKHEETVATSSFAGTYLILLNLTEAEYVRNYILHGGDRQAFLDKFKNAYSEGFDPDKDLDRVGVANQTTMLKSETEQMGKLFEQTMLEKFGPTEINDHFMSFNTICDATQERQDAMFDLVEKDLDLMIVIGGFNSSNTTHLQEIAVERNIPSYHIDCGDRLLAGNVIEHKPLDGEITTQAAWLPKGKLKIGVTSGASTPDKVVEEVIAKIFAEKAQPVALV; encoded by the coding sequence ATGGATACCAAAGCCTTTAAACGTTCCCTGAACCACTCCGAGAATTATCATCGCCAAGGATTCGGCCACAAAGAAGAAGTGGCTGGGATGCTCACCACCGAGTACCAGAGCAATCTGATCCAAGAAATTCGTGAAAATAACTACGAATTGACCAGGGGCGATGTGACCATCTATCTTGCGGAGGCGTTTGGCTTTTGTTGGGGCGTCGAACGGGCAGTGGCGATGGCCTACGAAACTCGGAAGCATTTTCCGACAGAAAAAATCTGGGTAACCAATGAAATTATCCATAATCCTTCGGTAAATAATCGCCTCAAGGAAATGAATATCCATTTCATCGAACTGGTCAACGGCGAAAAAGATTTTAGTGATGTGGCTAACGGTGATGTGGTGATTTTGCCGGCCTTTGGGGCAACGGTGCAGGAAATGCAGCTGTTAAGCGATCGCGGCTGCAAGATTGTGGATACAACTTGCCCTTGGGTGTCGAAGGTGTGGAATTCCGTCGAGAAGCATAAGAAAAAAGATTACACCTCAATTATCCACGGCAAATATAAGCACGAAGAAACCGTCGCCACTAGCTCTTTTGCGGGAACTTACCTGATTCTGCTCAACCTCACCGAAGCGGAATATGTGCGGAACTATATTTTGCACGGGGGCGATCGCCAAGCATTTCTCGACAAATTCAAAAATGCCTATTCCGAGGGGTTTGATCCCGACAAAGACTTAGACCGGGTGGGCGTGGCAAACCAAACGACCATGCTCAAGAGCGAGACGGAACAGATGGGCAAGCTCTTTGAACAGACGATGCTCGAAAAATTTGGTCCCACGGAAATCAATGATCACTTTATGAGCTTCAATACGATCTGCGATGCCACCCAAGAGCGTCAGGATGCGATGTTTGATCTGGTGGAAAAAGATTTGGATCTGATGATCGTCATCGGCGGGTTCAACTCCTCCAACACCACCCACCTCCAGGAAATTGCGGTCGAACGAAATATTCCTTCTTACCACATCGATTGTGGCGATCGCCTGTTGGCAGGCAATGTTATCGAACATAAGCCCCTTGATGGTGAAATCACGACCCAGGCCGCTTGGCTCCCTAAGGGCAAGCTAAAAATCGGTGTTACCTCCGGCGCTTCTACCCCCGATAAAGTCGTAGAAGAAGTCATTGCAAAAATCTTTGCGGAGAAAGCCCAACCCGTCGCCCTCGTCTAG
- the minC gene encoding septum site-determining protein, MinC, whose translation MAELDDHSVPNLDPATPETVALSEKPSIELQFGLEDDHLTLALPTVETHEIDDWEAVWEALREQLSAAQGFPVVQVHLLAQDQLVGGRQLQALAALLKPYELKLKRVYTKRRQTAIAAATAGYSVDQDPPNQLLADVPLKLKPLQVIAQEPEVLYIDQTVRSGVEIIHPGSVIVTGDVNPGGSIVAEKDIVVWGCLRGTAHAGSKGDRTGRIMALQMNPTQLRIADVVARSTPQAIEQLKPEVAYLTAEGIRLAPALKFSKNYSYQAEQQHWQEAADPLLPVIS comes from the coding sequence ATGGCTGAGCTCGATGATCATTCTGTGCCAAATCTTGATCCGGCAACGCCAGAAACAGTGGCGCTGAGCGAGAAGCCAAGCATTGAGCTTCAATTTGGCCTAGAAGATGACCACCTCACCCTGGCGCTACCCACCGTCGAAACCCACGAAATTGATGATTGGGAAGCAGTTTGGGAAGCCCTCCGGGAACAATTAAGCGCTGCGCAGGGCTTCCCTGTCGTCCAGGTACATTTGTTGGCCCAAGATCAACTGGTGGGAGGGCGGCAACTCCAGGCGCTCGCGGCCTTGCTAAAGCCCTATGAACTCAAGCTCAAGCGCGTTTATACGAAGCGACGTCAGACGGCGATCGCCGCCGCGACAGCAGGCTATAGCGTTGACCAAGACCCACCCAATCAACTGCTGGCAGATGTGCCCCTCAAGCTCAAACCTCTCCAAGTGATCGCCCAGGAGCCGGAGGTTTTATATATTGACCAAACCGTTCGTTCCGGGGTGGAGATTATTCACCCTGGCTCTGTAATCGTCACAGGGGATGTCAACCCGGGAGGCAGCATTGTTGCCGAGAAAGATATTGTGGTGTGGGGCTGCCTGCGGGGGACAGCCCACGCGGGGTCGAAGGGCGATCGCACCGGGCGAATTATGGCGCTCCAGATGAATCCAACCCAGTTACGCATTGCCGATGTTGTGGCCCGGTCTACACCCCAGGCGATCGAACAGCTCAAACCAGAGGTGGCCTATCTTACCGCTGAGGGGATTCGCTTGGCCCCAGCCCTCAAATTTTCAAAAAATTACAGCTACCAAGCCGAGCAACAGCACTGGCAGGAGGCCGCAGATCCACTCTTGCCTGTAATATCGTAG
- a CDS encoding hypothetical protein (conserved hypothetical protein (Predicted RNA-binding protein (KH domain))), with amino-acid sequence MPNLDNLSSAPHSGSTSYVQLIKFLLEPLLDQPESLSVDCEQLPNSNRVWLRVAFDQEDKGKVFGRGGRNLRAIETILRGSTPSTDQKIYLDVYGSHDHSAGVGDRPGGSANQRRGDSRRSQPPRRSRTPKPSPQLRGPNGNP; translated from the coding sequence ATGCCTAATTTAGACAATCTGTCTAGCGCGCCTCATTCAGGGAGCACAAGCTACGTTCAGTTAATCAAGTTTCTTTTGGAGCCGCTCCTCGATCAACCGGAGTCCCTTTCGGTCGACTGTGAGCAGCTCCCCAACAGCAATCGAGTTTGGCTGCGAGTTGCTTTTGACCAGGAAGATAAAGGCAAAGTTTTTGGTCGGGGTGGCCGCAATTTACGGGCCATCGAGACGATCCTAAGGGGATCTACTCCTAGCACTGACCAAAAGATCTACTTGGATGTTTATGGTAGCCATGACCACAGTGCCGGTGTAGGTGACCGTCCTGGGGGATCTGCCAACCAGCGTCGGGGAGATAGTCGCCGCAGTCAGCCGCCCCGCCGTTCTCGCACCCCAAAGCCGAGTCCTCAGCTCCGGGGGCCTAACGGCAACCCATAG
- the pqqL_1 gene encoding processing protease, M16 family — protein sequence MTSILVSAPRLNQPTIKTLPNGLTIIAEQVPVDAVSLNVWLSVGSAIEADSINGMAHFLEHMIFKGTPRIGNGEFEQRIEAKGAVTNAATSQEYTHYYITCAPQDFAELAPLQLDVMLNPSIPDGAFERERHVVLEEIRRSEDNPRRRTYFRAIETGFERLPYRRPVLGPSGVIENLQAQQMRDFHGFWYQPERMTAAVAGNLPGDRLIELVAEAFEQLYQPKNISSVPTFMDHSPEAPFQNIVRRHYEDEGLQQARLVMMWRVPGLGDLEETYALDILATVLGQGKVSRLVQDLRETRGLVTQISVSNFTQKHQGIFYISAQLPVENIPAVEAAITEHLRAIHSASVLPTELERVKTQVANRFIFGNERPSDRTNLYGYYYSLLQDLEPALRYPELLQGITLDTIQRSAWQYLNPEAYGIVTLTPAA from the coding sequence ATGACCTCCATTCTGGTATCTGCACCACGCCTTAACCAACCGACGATCAAAACTCTCCCAAATGGGCTGACGATTATTGCCGAACAGGTACCGGTGGATGCCGTAAGCCTGAATGTGTGGCTAAGTGTTGGCTCCGCAATCGAAGCAGATAGCATCAATGGCATGGCTCACTTTTTAGAGCACATGATTTTTAAAGGCACACCGCGCATTGGTAATGGGGAATTTGAACAGCGCATTGAAGCGAAAGGGGCAGTGACGAATGCTGCCACGAGTCAGGAATACACCCACTATTACATCACCTGTGCCCCCCAAGATTTCGCGGAGCTGGCGCCCCTACAGTTGGACGTGATGCTCAACCCCAGTATTCCTGATGGGGCCTTTGAGCGGGAACGCCATGTGGTCTTAGAGGAAATTCGTCGTTCGGAGGATAATCCCCGTCGCCGCACCTATTTTCGTGCGATTGAGACGGGCTTTGAGCGACTACCTTACCGTCGTCCGGTGTTGGGGCCCAGTGGGGTTATCGAAAATCTCCAGGCCCAACAGATGCGAGATTTCCATGGTTTCTGGTACCAACCGGAGCGGATGACAGCGGCAGTGGCGGGCAATCTGCCTGGCGATCGCCTGATTGAGCTCGTAGCCGAGGCCTTTGAACAGCTATACCAACCAAAAAATATTTCATCTGTTCCTACCTTTATGGACCACAGTCCCGAGGCACCTTTCCAAAATATTGTACGCCGTCATTACGAAGATGAAGGGTTGCAGCAGGCCCGCCTGGTAATGATGTGGCGTGTGCCGGGGTTGGGGGATCTTGAAGAAACCTATGCCCTCGATATTCTCGCGACGGTCCTCGGCCAGGGGAAAGTCTCTCGCCTGGTGCAAGATCTGCGAGAAACCAGAGGCTTGGTCACCCAAATCAGCGTCAGTAATTTCACCCAAAAGCACCAAGGCATCTTTTACATTTCAGCTCAGTTACCTGTAGAAAATATCCCGGCGGTGGAAGCAGCTATTACTGAGCATCTCCGGGCCATCCATAGTGCGTCTGTTTTGCCTACGGAACTAGAGCGTGTTAAAACCCAAGTGGCTAATCGTTTTATTTTTGGCAATGAACGACCCAGCGATCGCACCAACCTGTATGGCTACTATTACTCGTTGTTGCAGGATCTCGAGCCAGCTCTCCGCTATCCTGAACTGCTCCAAGGGATCACCCTCGACACCATCCAGCGTTCTGCGTGGCAATATTTAAATCCAGAAGCCTACGGCATTGTGACCCTGACTCCGGCTGCATAG
- a CDS encoding putative ATLS1-like light-inducible protein: MPLIKVQTSLHPQTQGDVETLLLTLSRQLAAHLGKPESYVMTAFEAGIPMTFGGTIDPACYVEIKSVGTMGDRTRVMSEAFCNEIHQSLGVAKNRIYIEFNDAQGHMWGWNGSTFG, encoded by the coding sequence ATGCCTCTGATTAAAGTACAAACCTCTCTCCACCCCCAAACCCAAGGGGATGTGGAAACCCTCTTACTCACGCTTTCCCGGCAATTGGCGGCGCACCTAGGCAAGCCGGAATCCTATGTGATGACCGCCTTTGAAGCAGGGATTCCCATGACCTTTGGAGGCACCATTGATCCAGCCTGCTATGTAGAAATTAAAAGTGTTGGCACCATGGGCGATCGCACCCGCGTGATGAGTGAAGCGTTTTGCAATGAAATTCACCAGAGCCTTGGGGTCGCAAAAAACCGTATCTACATTGAATTTAACGATGCTCAAGGCCATATGTGGGGCTGGAACGGCTCTACCTTTGGTTAA
- the minD gene encoding septum site-determining protein, MinD, translating to MSRVIVMTSGKGGVGKSTCTANLGSALVKLGKKVALVDADFGLRNLDLLLGLENRVVYTAVEAIAGECRLEQALVKDKRQNGLVLLPAAQNRNKEAVTPTQMKQLIMRLDKAFDYILVDSPAGIEMGFRNAIAAAREALIVTTPEVAAVRDADRVIGLLEAYGIKRTRLILNRLKPEMVKQNEMMSVEDVLEILAIPLIGIVPDDKQVIISSNRGEPLVLGDKANDVPATAFMNIARRLEGEKVPLLDLMTNQEGFLAKIRRIFAN from the coding sequence ATGAGTCGCGTTATCGTTATGACCTCCGGAAAAGGAGGCGTCGGCAAAAGCACCTGTACCGCTAATCTTGGCTCGGCCCTAGTCAAGCTCGGCAAAAAGGTCGCCTTGGTCGATGCGGATTTTGGTCTACGAAACCTGGATTTGCTTTTGGGTTTAGAGAATCGGGTGGTCTACACTGCTGTGGAAGCGATCGCCGGTGAATGTCGCCTAGAACAGGCCCTGGTGAAAGACAAACGCCAAAACGGCTTAGTGCTGCTGCCAGCGGCCCAAAACCGCAACAAAGAGGCCGTCACCCCCACCCAGATGAAGCAGCTGATTATGCGTCTGGACAAAGCATTTGACTATATTTTGGTGGATAGCCCTGCTGGAATTGAGATGGGTTTTCGCAACGCGATCGCCGCCGCCCGGGAAGCACTCATTGTCACCACCCCAGAAGTGGCCGCCGTGCGCGATGCCGACCGGGTCATCGGTTTACTCGAAGCCTATGGCATTAAGCGCACCCGTTTGATTCTCAACCGTCTCAAACCCGAGATGGTGAAACAAAACGAAATGATGAGCGTCGAGGATGTCCTGGAAATTTTGGCAATTCCCCTCATTGGTATTGTGCCTGATGATAAACAGGTGATTATTTCTAGTAACCGGGGGGAACCCTTAGTGCTGGGAGACAAAGCGAATGATGTCCCTGCTACGGCCTTTATGAACATTGCCCGGCGCCTAGAAGGAGAAAAAGTCCCCCTGTTAGATCTGATGACCAATCAGGAAGGTTTTTTGGCGAAGATCCGACGCATTTTTGCGAATTAA
- the era gene encoding GTP-binding protein Era has protein sequence MTLEFDLQPTIPIAPADFKSGFVALIGRPNVGKSTLMNQLIGQKIAITSPVAQTTRNRLRGIFTTEAAQIIFVDTPGIHKPHHELGKILVKNARSAVAAVDLVVFIVDGSVPLGRGDQFIADFLVKTEAKVILGVNKIDQRPEHKPEILASYQELAQQNHWQLQEFSALAGDHLGDLQTKLINALDPGPYYYPPDLVTDQPERFIMAELIREQILIHTRQEIPHSVAIAIEQVNEGEEITEVKAAINVERSSQKGIIIGKKGAMLKTVGTAARQQIQKLIAGKVYLELFVKVQPKWRQSRSHLAELGYRVEEG, from the coding sequence ATGACCTTAGAATTTGATCTCCAACCGACGATTCCCATTGCGCCAGCTGACTTTAAATCTGGCTTTGTTGCCCTGATTGGTCGCCCGAATGTCGGTAAATCTACGCTGATGAATCAATTGATCGGTCAAAAAATTGCGATCACTTCCCCTGTGGCCCAAACAACCCGCAATCGATTGCGGGGAATCTTCACCACAGAAGCTGCACAAATTATTTTTGTAGATACCCCCGGTATCCATAAGCCTCACCATGAACTGGGCAAAATTTTAGTCAAAAACGCCCGTAGTGCAGTGGCAGCCGTTGATCTTGTGGTTTTTATTGTGGATGGGTCTGTTCCTTTGGGGAGAGGCGATCAATTCATTGCCGATTTTTTGGTAAAAACCGAAGCAAAGGTGATCCTTGGGGTCAATAAAATCGACCAACGCCCTGAACACAAGCCAGAGATTTTAGCCTCTTATCAGGAGCTGGCCCAACAAAACCACTGGCAGCTCCAGGAATTTTCAGCCCTCGCAGGCGATCACCTCGGGGATCTCCAGACTAAGCTCATCAATGCCTTAGACCCTGGCCCTTACTATTACCCTCCTGATCTGGTCACCGATCAGCCAGAACGCTTCATCATGGCGGAACTCATTCGTGAACAGATCTTGATTCATACTCGCCAAGAGATTCCCCATTCCGTGGCGATCGCCATCGAACAAGTCAACGAAGGGGAAGAAATCACTGAAGTCAAAGCCGCGATCAATGTCGAACGCAGCTCCCAAAAAGGAATCATCATTGGGAAAAAAGGGGCCATGCTCAAAACCGTTGGCACCGCCGCCCGTCAGCAAATCCAAAAACTAATTGCAGGTAAAGTTTATCTGGAGTTGTTTGTCAAAGTTCAACCCAAATGGCGTCAATCTCGCAGTCACCTCGCTGAGTTGGGCTACCGCGTCGAAGAAGGCTAG
- a CDS encoding ribosomal protein S16 has translation MVKLRLKRFGKKREVSYRLVAAQSTSRRDGRPLEELGFYNPRTDETRLNVPAIVKRLKEGAQPTETVRNLLEKAKVFDQVNA, from the coding sequence ATGGTAAAGCTCCGTCTAAAGCGTTTCGGTAAAAAAAGAGAAGTAAGCTACCGTCTTGTTGCGGCCCAAAGCACTAGCCGCCGCGATGGTCGTCCCTTAGAAGAACTCGGTTTTTACAACCCCCGTACCGATGAAACCCGCCTCAATGTTCCTGCCATTGTGAAGCGCCTCAAGGAAGGGGCTCAACCGACGGAAACCGTCCGTAACCTTTTGGAAAAAGCAAAAGTATTCGACCAAGTTAATGCCTAA
- a CDS encoding low molecular weight phosphotyrosine protein phosphatase: MAYKLLFVCLGNICRSPSAENIMRHLIEQAGLADKISCDSAGTSSYHIGAAPDRRMQAAAQKRNIRLVGSARQFSAADFETFDLILAMDRANYRDILSLDRAGIYQDKVKMMCDYAANFTDSEVPDPYYGGQSGFDYVIDLLLDACQGLLAEIKQDL; this comes from the coding sequence ATGGCTTATAAATTATTGTTCGTTTGTCTAGGCAATATTTGCCGTTCCCCCTCAGCCGAAAACATCATGCGCCACCTCATAGAACAGGCAGGCTTGGCTGACAAAATCAGTTGTGATTCGGCAGGCACTTCTAGCTATCACATCGGTGCGGCCCCAGACCGCCGGATGCAGGCGGCGGCCCAAAAGCGAAATATTCGCCTCGTGGGTAGTGCACGCCAGTTTTCTGCCGCTGACTTTGAAACTTTTGATCTCATTTTGGCGATGGACCGGGCCAATTACCGCGATATTTTGTCCCTCGACCGCGCGGGAATCTACCAGGACAAGGTGAAAATGATGTGTGACTACGCCGCCAATTTCACCGATAGTGAAGTGCCAGACCCTTACTATGGTGGTCAATCGGGGTTTGACTATGTGATTGATTTGTTGCTCGATGCCTGTCAGGGGCTGCTAGCTGAGATCAAGCAAGATCTGTAA
- a CDS encoding hypothetical protein (protein of unknown function (DUF564) family (Ycf21)), translating into MTLALNSPFLATSKERQWHCLEPIWQGGAAEVQAGLPHGQLAPAWQILLLGDGSPTRHLGLLTREKIEVDVIDMSPIGSGNDGAPSLISAIPTPHLRRQVWLRTASGQRLAYATSWWDANHVDEYLQNRSLPIWESLSRLHTELYRDIQGIYYGRSPILDQAFQEDGPFWGRHYLFWHDGKPLTLIYEVFSPYLRKYLGETQRTAD; encoded by the coding sequence TTGACTCTAGCACTGAATTCTCCGTTTCTCGCAACCTCTAAGGAACGCCAATGGCACTGTCTTGAACCGATTTGGCAGGGGGGAGCGGCTGAGGTACAGGCCGGCTTACCCCATGGACAGTTGGCTCCGGCCTGGCAAATTTTGCTTTTGGGGGATGGGTCACCAACGCGGCACCTGGGTTTGTTGACGCGAGAAAAGATTGAAGTCGATGTGATTGATATGTCTCCCATTGGCAGTGGTAATGACGGGGCACCGAGCCTGATTTCTGCGATTCCTACGCCCCATTTACGGCGGCAGGTTTGGCTGAGAACGGCTTCTGGGCAACGGTTAGCCTATGCGACTTCTTGGTGGGATGCGAACCATGTAGATGAGTATCTACAAAATCGCAGTTTACCAATTTGGGAGAGTTTATCACGGCTACATACGGAGCTTTATCGGGATATTCAGGGGATTTATTACGGGCGATCGCCTATTTTAGATCAGGCATTTCAGGAGGACGGGCCTTTCTGGGGTAGACATTATTTGTTTTGGCATGATGGCAAGCCATTAACGCTGATTTATGAGGTTTTTTCGCCCTATTTGCGGAAATATTTGGGGGAGACCCAACGTACTGCCGATTAA
- the moaB gene encoding molybdenum cofactor biosynthesis protein B translates to MLQPHSDSSARVVRCGVVTVSDTRSPETDKSGQCIQDLLTAAGHEIGDYEVIKDNPEAIAKRLEILAHTDLEALIFSGGTGIAHRDNTYDMLEKHLEKTLPGFGEIFRSLSYQEIGSRAIASRAVAGTYRGMILFSLPGSTGAVQLAMEKLILPELRHLVTQLRP, encoded by the coding sequence ATGCTGCAACCTCATTCTGATTCTTCTGCCCGTGTCGTTCGTTGTGGGGTGGTCACCGTCAGTGATACGCGATCGCCTGAAACGGATAAAAGTGGTCAATGCATCCAAGATCTGCTCACAGCGGCAGGCCATGAAATCGGTGATTATGAAGTGATTAAAGATAATCCAGAGGCGATCGCCAAGCGTTTAGAAATCCTTGCCCATACTGATTTAGAGGCATTGATCTTCAGTGGTGGCACGGGCATCGCCCACCGGGACAACACCTATGACATGCTCGAAAAACATTTAGAAAAAACCTTGCCGGGGTTTGGGGAAATTTTTCGCAGCCTCAGTTATCAGGAAATTGGTTCCCGGGCGATCGCCTCCCGAGCTGTGGCCGGCACCTATCGGGGGATGATTTTATTTTCTCTGCCAGGCTCAACGGGGGCAGTGCAGTTAGCGATGGAAAAACTAATTTTGCCGGAACTGCGCCATCTCGTCACCCAATTGCGACCCTAA